One segment of Chionomys nivalis chromosome 1, mChiNiv1.1, whole genome shotgun sequence DNA contains the following:
- the LOC130884275 gene encoding 40S ribosomal protein S19-like — protein sequence MPGVTVKDVNQQEFVRALAAFLKKSGKLKVPEWVVTVKLAKHKELAPYDENWFYTRAASTARHLYLRGGAGVGSMTKIYGGRQRNGVRPSHFSRGSKSVARRVLQALEGLKMVEKDQDGGRKLTPQGQRDLDRIVGQVAAANKKH from the coding sequence ATGCCTGGAGTTACTGTAAAAGACGTTAACCAGCAGGAGTTCGTCAGAGCTCTGGCAGCCTTCCTCAAAAAGTCCGGGAAGCTGAAAGTCCCCGAATGGGTGGTCACAGTCAAGCTGGCCAAACATAAAGAGCTTGCCCCCTATGATGAGAACTGGTTCTACACACGAGCTGCCTCTACAGCACGGCACCTGTACCTGCGTGGTGGTGCCGGGGTTGGCTCCATGACCAAGATCTATGGAGGACGGCAGAGAAACGGTGTCAGGCCCAGCCACTTCAGCAGAGGCTCCAAGAGTGTGGCCCGCCGCGTTCTCCAAGCCCTGGAGGGACTGAAAATGGTGGAAAAGGACCAAGATGGGGGCCGCAAGCTAACACCTCAGGGACAGAGAGATCTGGACAGGATTGTCGGACAGGTGGCAGCTGCCAACAAGAAGCATTAG